The Ailuropoda melanoleuca isolate Jingjing chromosome 9, ASM200744v2, whole genome shotgun sequence genome includes a region encoding these proteins:
- the MINAR1 gene encoding major intrinsically disordered Notch2-binding receptor 1 isoform X2 → MSLVRKCGTALNTRKTDNEFLVGERTGRLCVGREPLTSEVMETHQDTSLFLMNILEELGSKQSAVSYQDLCKSLCARLDLPRLAELRSALFDTACLDPHFPATLFKDKMRCTGNNQQSKKIMVAADIVTIFNLLQMSGGAAKQKLPSGRQKVRKKEASFESCRSDTEVCAAAACEPLNRELSERPFHRGYPTRQSSQGRKAGRKDCPQFVPASEPNFLLGVSKELKSRAASLDRLQALAPYSVASPQPCEMQRTYFPMNIENESISDQDPLPISQGIKETFVSSEEPFVVQSCVQKRNIFKEDFHNLMAVSPTLVGPTNKAEAERGEPQGQKEPHKTPFFNHSFEMPYNSQYLNPVYSPVPDKRRAKHESLDDLQASTYFGPTPVMGTQDTRRCPGRPGKQNPWPAKSWSLNTEEVPDFERSFFNRNPSEEKLRYPNSSSPSPNFPTPDRRPTYLTPKDQQPILPVGYSAKPNGLKPKELSSPVDLEKREPVKKFKDKSISCTSGQLSSDTSSVGTQTEQHAPEPKKGKDLCASGQTKYGDRHAMKQSDDDSEIVSDDISDIFRFLDDMSISGSTGVMQSSCYNSTGSLSQVHKSDGDSSPEHNLTKIANGLPGSKGEKGNRPENSHHSEEELKTSVCRLVFRIGEIERKLESLSGVREEISQVLGKLNKLDQKMQQPEKVSVQIDLNSLTSEAPSDESASPQMFRAHNGPRGPKLENAADWYCSDASGSNSESLRVQALKKNLFTRPSSRSLTEENSATESKIASTSNSPRDWRTVTYTSRAGLGEEGSKDRGPGESKDWHRKSKEADRQYDIPPQHRLPKQPKDSFLVEQVFSPHPYPTSLKAHMKNNPLYTDMRLTELAEVKRGQPSWTIEEYTRNAGDKGKLTALDLQTQESLNPNNLEYWMEDIYTPGYDSLLKRKEAEFRRAKVCKIAALIAAAACTVILVIVVPICTMKS, encoded by the exons AACGGACTGGAAGACTCTGTGTCGGCCGTGAGCCTCTGACATCCGAAGTCATGGAGACCCACCAGGACACTTCCCTCTTCTTGATGAACATCTTGGAGGAGCTGGGCAGCAAGCAAAGCGCCGTGTCCTACCAGGATCTGTGCAAGTCCCTGTGCGCCCGCCTTGACCTGCCGCGGCTCGCCGAGCTGAGAAGCGCGCTCTTCGACACGGCTTGTCTCGACCCCCACTTCCCAGCCACGCTCTTCAAAGACAAGATGAGATGCACCGGGAACAACCAGCAGTCCAAGAAGATCATGGTGGCCGCGGACATCGTGACGATATTCAACCTGCTCCAAATGAGCGGGGGCGCCGCCAAGCAGAAGCTGCCCAGCGGCCGGCAGAAGGTGCGCAAGAAGGAGGCGTCCTTCGAGTCGTGCCGGTCGGACACGGAGGTCTGCGCTGCCGCTGCGTGCGAGCCGCTGAACCGTGAGCTGAGCGAGAGGCCCTTCCACCGGGGCTACCCCACCCGGCAGTCCTCCCAGGGCCGGAAGGCGGGCCGCAAGGACTGCCCGCAGTTCGTGCCCGCCTCTGAGCCCAACTTCCTGCTGGGGGTCAGCAAAGAGCTGAAGAGCAGAGCCGCCTCCCTGGACCGGCTGCAGGCCCTGGCCCCCTACTCCGttgccagcccccagccctgcgaGATGCAGAGAACCTACTTCCCCATGAACATCGAGAACGAGTCCATCTCGGATCAGGACCCCCTGCCCATCAGCCAGGGCATCAAGGAGACCTTCGTTTCCAGTGAGGAGCCGTTTGTGGTCCAGTCCTGTGTCCAGAAAAGGAACATCTTTAAAGAGGATTTCCACAATCTGATGGCCGTGTCCCCCACATTGGTTGGCCCCACAAACAAGGCAGAGGCCGAGCGTGGGGAGCCCCAGGGTCAGAAGGAGCCCCACAAGACTCCCTTCTTCAATCACAGCTTTGAGATGCCCTACAACAGCCAGTACCTGAATCCTGTGTATTCCCCTGTGCCCGACAAAAGGCGGGCAAAGCATGAAAGCTTGGACGACCTTCAAGCCTCCACGTATTTTGGACCCACGCCGGTAATGGGGACGCAGGACACCAGGCGCTGTCCGGGGAGGCCGGGCAAGCAGAACCCCTGGCCGGCCAAAAGCTGGAGCCTGAACACTGAAGAAGTCCCTGACTTCGAACGGTCCTTTTTTAATAGAAATCCCTCCGAGGAGAAGCTGCGGTACCCAAATTCCAGCAGCCCGAGCCCCAACTTCCCAACCCCAGACAGGCGCCCCACTTACCTCACACCGAAGGACCAACAGCCGATCCTTCCCGTTGGCTACTCCGCAAAACCAAACGGGCTCAAGCCTAAAGAGCTCTCATCCCCTGTTGACCTGGAGAAGCGTGAGCCGGTCAAAAAGTTCAAAGACAAGAGCATCAGCTGCACCAGTGGGCAGCTCAGCTCGGACACCAGCAGCGTGGGCACCCAGACGGAGCAGCACGCACCAGAGCCCAAGAAGGGCAAAGATTTGTGCGCCTCGGGGCAGACCAAGTACGGTGACAGGCACGCCATGAAGCAGTCAGATGACGACTCGGAAATTGTCAGCGATGACATCAGTGACATCTTCCGATTTCTTGATGACATGAGTATCAGTGGCTCCACGGGGGTGATGCAGTCCTCCTGCTACAACAGCACGGGGTCCTTGTCTCAGGTTCACAAGTCAGACGGTGACAGTTCCCCCGAGCACAACCTCACCAAAATCGCCAACGGGCTCCCCGGCAGCAAAGGAGAAAAGGGCAACCGGCCTGAGAACAGCCACCACTCGGAAGAGGAGCTGAAGACCAGTGTGTGCAGACTGGTGTTCAGGATCGGTGAGATCGAACGGAAGCTCGAATCACTGTCGGGGGTCCGCGAGGAAATCTCCCAAGTCCTGGGCAAGCTAAATAAGTTGGATCAGAAGATGCAGCAGCCCGAAAAGGTGAGCGTGCAGATTGACCTGAATTCCTTGACAAGCGAGGCTCCGTCCGACGAGAGTGCCTCTCCGCAGATGTTCCGTGCGCACAACGGCCCCCGGGGACCCAAGCTGGAGAACGCAGCCGACTGGTACTGCTCGGACGCCAGCGGGAGCAACAGCGAGAGCCTTCGCGTCCAGGCCTTAAAGAAGAACCTCTTCACCAGGCCGTCCTCCAGGTCCCTGACGGAGGAGAACAGTGCCACGGAGTCCAAAATCGCCAGCACCTCCAACTCGCCCAGAGACTGGCGCACCGTCACCTACACCAGTCGTGCGGGCctcggggaggaggggagcaagGACAGAGGCCCCGGGGAGAGTAAGGACTGGCATCGCAAGTCCAAAGAG GCGGACAGACAGTACGACATCCCCCCCCAGCACCGACTGCCCAAGCAGCCCAAAGACAGCTTCCTGGTGGAGCAGGTGTTCAGCCCGCACCCCTACCCCACGTCCCTCAAAGCCCACATGAAGAACAACCCTTTGTACACGGACATGCGGCTGACCGAGCTGGCCGAGGTGAAGCGGGGCCAGCCCTCCTGGACCATCGAGGAGTACACGAGGAACGCGGGCGACAAGGGCAAGCTGACGGCCCTGGACCTGCAG ACGCAAGAATCTTTAAACCCAAACAACTTAGAATACTGGATGGAAGACATTTATACTCCAGGCTACGACTCCTTGCTGAAGCGTAAGGAAGCCGAGTTCAGACGGGCCAAGGTCTGCAAGATCGCCGCCCTGATCGCTGCCGCCGCGTGCACGGTCATCCTCGTGATCGTTGTGCCCATCTGCACAATGAAATCATGA
- the MINAR1 gene encoding major intrinsically disordered Notch2-binding receptor 1 isoform X3 translates to MWLVTSLAHDPTGVCDLPPLFDVVSVERTGRLCVGREPLTSEVMETHQDTSLFLMNILEELGSKQSAVSYQDLCKSLCARLDLPRLAELRSALFDTACLDPHFPATLFKDKMRCTGNNQQSKKIMVAADIVTIFNLLQMSGGAAKQKLPSGRQKVRKKEASFESCRSDTEVCAAAACEPLNRELSERPFHRGYPTRQSSQGRKAGRKDCPQFVPASEPNFLLGVSKELKSRAASLDRLQALAPYSVASPQPCEMQRTYFPMNIENESISDQDPLPISQGIKETFVSSEEPFVVQSCVQKRNIFKEDFHNLMAVSPTLVGPTNKAEAERGEPQGQKEPHKTPFFNHSFEMPYNSQYLNPVYSPVPDKRRAKHESLDDLQASTYFGPTPVMGTQDTRRCPGRPGKQNPWPAKSWSLNTEEVPDFERSFFNRNPSEEKLRYPNSSSPSPNFPTPDRRPTYLTPKDQQPILPVGYSAKPNGLKPKELSSPVDLEKREPVKKFKDKSISCTSGQLSSDTSSVGTQTEQHAPEPKKGKDLCASGQTKYGDRHAMKQSDDDSEIVSDDISDIFRFLDDMSISGSTGVMQSSCYNSTGSLSQVHKSDGDSSPEHNLTKIANGLPGSKGEKGNRPENSHHSEEELKTSVCRLVFRIGEIERKLESLSGVREEISQVLGKLNKLDQKMQQPEKMFRAHNGPRGPKLENAADWYCSDASGSNSESLRVQALKKNLFTRPSSRSLTEENSATESKIASTSNSPRDWRTVTYTSRAGLGEEGSKDRGPGESKDWHRKSKEADRQYDIPPQHRLPKQPKDSFLVEQVFSPHPYPTSLKAHMKNNPLYTDMRLTELAEVKRGQPSWTIEEYTRNAGDKGKLTALDLQTQESLNPNNLEYWMEDIYTPGYDSLLKRKEAEFRRAKVCKIAALIAAAACTVILVIVVPICTMKS, encoded by the exons ATGTGGCTCGTAACAAGCTTGGCTCACGACCCCACCGGTGTTTGTGACCTCCCTCCACTTTTTGACGTTGTCTCTGTAGAACGGACTGGAAGACTCTGTGTCGGCCGTGAGCCTCTGACATCCGAAGTCATGGAGACCCACCAGGACACTTCCCTCTTCTTGATGAACATCTTGGAGGAGCTGGGCAGCAAGCAAAGCGCCGTGTCCTACCAGGATCTGTGCAAGTCCCTGTGCGCCCGCCTTGACCTGCCGCGGCTCGCCGAGCTGAGAAGCGCGCTCTTCGACACGGCTTGTCTCGACCCCCACTTCCCAGCCACGCTCTTCAAAGACAAGATGAGATGCACCGGGAACAACCAGCAGTCCAAGAAGATCATGGTGGCCGCGGACATCGTGACGATATTCAACCTGCTCCAAATGAGCGGGGGCGCCGCCAAGCAGAAGCTGCCCAGCGGCCGGCAGAAGGTGCGCAAGAAGGAGGCGTCCTTCGAGTCGTGCCGGTCGGACACGGAGGTCTGCGCTGCCGCTGCGTGCGAGCCGCTGAACCGTGAGCTGAGCGAGAGGCCCTTCCACCGGGGCTACCCCACCCGGCAGTCCTCCCAGGGCCGGAAGGCGGGCCGCAAGGACTGCCCGCAGTTCGTGCCCGCCTCTGAGCCCAACTTCCTGCTGGGGGTCAGCAAAGAGCTGAAGAGCAGAGCCGCCTCCCTGGACCGGCTGCAGGCCCTGGCCCCCTACTCCGttgccagcccccagccctgcgaGATGCAGAGAACCTACTTCCCCATGAACATCGAGAACGAGTCCATCTCGGATCAGGACCCCCTGCCCATCAGCCAGGGCATCAAGGAGACCTTCGTTTCCAGTGAGGAGCCGTTTGTGGTCCAGTCCTGTGTCCAGAAAAGGAACATCTTTAAAGAGGATTTCCACAATCTGATGGCCGTGTCCCCCACATTGGTTGGCCCCACAAACAAGGCAGAGGCCGAGCGTGGGGAGCCCCAGGGTCAGAAGGAGCCCCACAAGACTCCCTTCTTCAATCACAGCTTTGAGATGCCCTACAACAGCCAGTACCTGAATCCTGTGTATTCCCCTGTGCCCGACAAAAGGCGGGCAAAGCATGAAAGCTTGGACGACCTTCAAGCCTCCACGTATTTTGGACCCACGCCGGTAATGGGGACGCAGGACACCAGGCGCTGTCCGGGGAGGCCGGGCAAGCAGAACCCCTGGCCGGCCAAAAGCTGGAGCCTGAACACTGAAGAAGTCCCTGACTTCGAACGGTCCTTTTTTAATAGAAATCCCTCCGAGGAGAAGCTGCGGTACCCAAATTCCAGCAGCCCGAGCCCCAACTTCCCAACCCCAGACAGGCGCCCCACTTACCTCACACCGAAGGACCAACAGCCGATCCTTCCCGTTGGCTACTCCGCAAAACCAAACGGGCTCAAGCCTAAAGAGCTCTCATCCCCTGTTGACCTGGAGAAGCGTGAGCCGGTCAAAAAGTTCAAAGACAAGAGCATCAGCTGCACCAGTGGGCAGCTCAGCTCGGACACCAGCAGCGTGGGCACCCAGACGGAGCAGCACGCACCAGAGCCCAAGAAGGGCAAAGATTTGTGCGCCTCGGGGCAGACCAAGTACGGTGACAGGCACGCCATGAAGCAGTCAGATGACGACTCGGAAATTGTCAGCGATGACATCAGTGACATCTTCCGATTTCTTGATGACATGAGTATCAGTGGCTCCACGGGGGTGATGCAGTCCTCCTGCTACAACAGCACGGGGTCCTTGTCTCAGGTTCACAAGTCAGACGGTGACAGTTCCCCCGAGCACAACCTCACCAAAATCGCCAACGGGCTCCCCGGCAGCAAAGGAGAAAAGGGCAACCGGCCTGAGAACAGCCACCACTCGGAAGAGGAGCTGAAGACCAGTGTGTGCAGACTGGTGTTCAGGATCGGTGAGATCGAACGGAAGCTCGAATCACTGTCGGGGGTCCGCGAGGAAATCTCCCAAGTCCTGGGCAAGCTAAATAAGTTGGATCAGAAGATGCAGCAGCCCGAAAAG ATGTTCCGTGCGCACAACGGCCCCCGGGGACCCAAGCTGGAGAACGCAGCCGACTGGTACTGCTCGGACGCCAGCGGGAGCAACAGCGAGAGCCTTCGCGTCCAGGCCTTAAAGAAGAACCTCTTCACCAGGCCGTCCTCCAGGTCCCTGACGGAGGAGAACAGTGCCACGGAGTCCAAAATCGCCAGCACCTCCAACTCGCCCAGAGACTGGCGCACCGTCACCTACACCAGTCGTGCGGGCctcggggaggaggggagcaagGACAGAGGCCCCGGGGAGAGTAAGGACTGGCATCGCAAGTCCAAAGAG GCGGACAGACAGTACGACATCCCCCCCCAGCACCGACTGCCCAAGCAGCCCAAAGACAGCTTCCTGGTGGAGCAGGTGTTCAGCCCGCACCCCTACCCCACGTCCCTCAAAGCCCACATGAAGAACAACCCTTTGTACACGGACATGCGGCTGACCGAGCTGGCCGAGGTGAAGCGGGGCCAGCCCTCCTGGACCATCGAGGAGTACACGAGGAACGCGGGCGACAAGGGCAAGCTGACGGCCCTGGACCTGCAG ACGCAAGAATCTTTAAACCCAAACAACTTAGAATACTGGATGGAAGACATTTATACTCCAGGCTACGACTCCTTGCTGAAGCGTAAGGAAGCCGAGTTCAGACGGGCCAAGGTCTGCAAGATCGCCGCCCTGATCGCTGCCGCCGCGTGCACGGTCATCCTCGTGATCGTTGTGCCCATCTGCACAATGAAATCATGA
- the MINAR1 gene encoding major intrinsically disordered Notch2-binding receptor 1 isoform X1, with protein MWLVTSLAHDPTGVCDLPPLFDVVSVERTGRLCVGREPLTSEVMETHQDTSLFLMNILEELGSKQSAVSYQDLCKSLCARLDLPRLAELRSALFDTACLDPHFPATLFKDKMRCTGNNQQSKKIMVAADIVTIFNLLQMSGGAAKQKLPSGRQKVRKKEASFESCRSDTEVCAAAACEPLNRELSERPFHRGYPTRQSSQGRKAGRKDCPQFVPASEPNFLLGVSKELKSRAASLDRLQALAPYSVASPQPCEMQRTYFPMNIENESISDQDPLPISQGIKETFVSSEEPFVVQSCVQKRNIFKEDFHNLMAVSPTLVGPTNKAEAERGEPQGQKEPHKTPFFNHSFEMPYNSQYLNPVYSPVPDKRRAKHESLDDLQASTYFGPTPVMGTQDTRRCPGRPGKQNPWPAKSWSLNTEEVPDFERSFFNRNPSEEKLRYPNSSSPSPNFPTPDRRPTYLTPKDQQPILPVGYSAKPNGLKPKELSSPVDLEKREPVKKFKDKSISCTSGQLSSDTSSVGTQTEQHAPEPKKGKDLCASGQTKYGDRHAMKQSDDDSEIVSDDISDIFRFLDDMSISGSTGVMQSSCYNSTGSLSQVHKSDGDSSPEHNLTKIANGLPGSKGEKGNRPENSHHSEEELKTSVCRLVFRIGEIERKLESLSGVREEISQVLGKLNKLDQKMQQPEKVSVQIDLNSLTSEAPSDESASPQMFRAHNGPRGPKLENAADWYCSDASGSNSESLRVQALKKNLFTRPSSRSLTEENSATESKIASTSNSPRDWRTVTYTSRAGLGEEGSKDRGPGESKDWHRKSKEADRQYDIPPQHRLPKQPKDSFLVEQVFSPHPYPTSLKAHMKNNPLYTDMRLTELAEVKRGQPSWTIEEYTRNAGDKGKLTALDLQTQESLNPNNLEYWMEDIYTPGYDSLLKRKEAEFRRAKVCKIAALIAAAACTVILVIVVPICTMKS; from the exons ATGTGGCTCGTAACAAGCTTGGCTCACGACCCCACCGGTGTTTGTGACCTCCCTCCACTTTTTGACGTTGTCTCTGTAGAACGGACTGGAAGACTCTGTGTCGGCCGTGAGCCTCTGACATCCGAAGTCATGGAGACCCACCAGGACACTTCCCTCTTCTTGATGAACATCTTGGAGGAGCTGGGCAGCAAGCAAAGCGCCGTGTCCTACCAGGATCTGTGCAAGTCCCTGTGCGCCCGCCTTGACCTGCCGCGGCTCGCCGAGCTGAGAAGCGCGCTCTTCGACACGGCTTGTCTCGACCCCCACTTCCCAGCCACGCTCTTCAAAGACAAGATGAGATGCACCGGGAACAACCAGCAGTCCAAGAAGATCATGGTGGCCGCGGACATCGTGACGATATTCAACCTGCTCCAAATGAGCGGGGGCGCCGCCAAGCAGAAGCTGCCCAGCGGCCGGCAGAAGGTGCGCAAGAAGGAGGCGTCCTTCGAGTCGTGCCGGTCGGACACGGAGGTCTGCGCTGCCGCTGCGTGCGAGCCGCTGAACCGTGAGCTGAGCGAGAGGCCCTTCCACCGGGGCTACCCCACCCGGCAGTCCTCCCAGGGCCGGAAGGCGGGCCGCAAGGACTGCCCGCAGTTCGTGCCCGCCTCTGAGCCCAACTTCCTGCTGGGGGTCAGCAAAGAGCTGAAGAGCAGAGCCGCCTCCCTGGACCGGCTGCAGGCCCTGGCCCCCTACTCCGttgccagcccccagccctgcgaGATGCAGAGAACCTACTTCCCCATGAACATCGAGAACGAGTCCATCTCGGATCAGGACCCCCTGCCCATCAGCCAGGGCATCAAGGAGACCTTCGTTTCCAGTGAGGAGCCGTTTGTGGTCCAGTCCTGTGTCCAGAAAAGGAACATCTTTAAAGAGGATTTCCACAATCTGATGGCCGTGTCCCCCACATTGGTTGGCCCCACAAACAAGGCAGAGGCCGAGCGTGGGGAGCCCCAGGGTCAGAAGGAGCCCCACAAGACTCCCTTCTTCAATCACAGCTTTGAGATGCCCTACAACAGCCAGTACCTGAATCCTGTGTATTCCCCTGTGCCCGACAAAAGGCGGGCAAAGCATGAAAGCTTGGACGACCTTCAAGCCTCCACGTATTTTGGACCCACGCCGGTAATGGGGACGCAGGACACCAGGCGCTGTCCGGGGAGGCCGGGCAAGCAGAACCCCTGGCCGGCCAAAAGCTGGAGCCTGAACACTGAAGAAGTCCCTGACTTCGAACGGTCCTTTTTTAATAGAAATCCCTCCGAGGAGAAGCTGCGGTACCCAAATTCCAGCAGCCCGAGCCCCAACTTCCCAACCCCAGACAGGCGCCCCACTTACCTCACACCGAAGGACCAACAGCCGATCCTTCCCGTTGGCTACTCCGCAAAACCAAACGGGCTCAAGCCTAAAGAGCTCTCATCCCCTGTTGACCTGGAGAAGCGTGAGCCGGTCAAAAAGTTCAAAGACAAGAGCATCAGCTGCACCAGTGGGCAGCTCAGCTCGGACACCAGCAGCGTGGGCACCCAGACGGAGCAGCACGCACCAGAGCCCAAGAAGGGCAAAGATTTGTGCGCCTCGGGGCAGACCAAGTACGGTGACAGGCACGCCATGAAGCAGTCAGATGACGACTCGGAAATTGTCAGCGATGACATCAGTGACATCTTCCGATTTCTTGATGACATGAGTATCAGTGGCTCCACGGGGGTGATGCAGTCCTCCTGCTACAACAGCACGGGGTCCTTGTCTCAGGTTCACAAGTCAGACGGTGACAGTTCCCCCGAGCACAACCTCACCAAAATCGCCAACGGGCTCCCCGGCAGCAAAGGAGAAAAGGGCAACCGGCCTGAGAACAGCCACCACTCGGAAGAGGAGCTGAAGACCAGTGTGTGCAGACTGGTGTTCAGGATCGGTGAGATCGAACGGAAGCTCGAATCACTGTCGGGGGTCCGCGAGGAAATCTCCCAAGTCCTGGGCAAGCTAAATAAGTTGGATCAGAAGATGCAGCAGCCCGAAAAGGTGAGCGTGCAGATTGACCTGAATTCCTTGACAAGCGAGGCTCCGTCCGACGAGAGTGCCTCTCCGCAGATGTTCCGTGCGCACAACGGCCCCCGGGGACCCAAGCTGGAGAACGCAGCCGACTGGTACTGCTCGGACGCCAGCGGGAGCAACAGCGAGAGCCTTCGCGTCCAGGCCTTAAAGAAGAACCTCTTCACCAGGCCGTCCTCCAGGTCCCTGACGGAGGAGAACAGTGCCACGGAGTCCAAAATCGCCAGCACCTCCAACTCGCCCAGAGACTGGCGCACCGTCACCTACACCAGTCGTGCGGGCctcggggaggaggggagcaagGACAGAGGCCCCGGGGAGAGTAAGGACTGGCATCGCAAGTCCAAAGAG GCGGACAGACAGTACGACATCCCCCCCCAGCACCGACTGCCCAAGCAGCCCAAAGACAGCTTCCTGGTGGAGCAGGTGTTCAGCCCGCACCCCTACCCCACGTCCCTCAAAGCCCACATGAAGAACAACCCTTTGTACACGGACATGCGGCTGACCGAGCTGGCCGAGGTGAAGCGGGGCCAGCCCTCCTGGACCATCGAGGAGTACACGAGGAACGCGGGCGACAAGGGCAAGCTGACGGCCCTGGACCTGCAG ACGCAAGAATCTTTAAACCCAAACAACTTAGAATACTGGATGGAAGACATTTATACTCCAGGCTACGACTCCTTGCTGAAGCGTAAGGAAGCCGAGTTCAGACGGGCCAAGGTCTGCAAGATCGCCGCCCTGATCGCTGCCGCCGCGTGCACGGTCATCCTCGTGATCGTTGTGCCCATCTGCACAATGAAATCATGA